In one window of Candidatus Sulfuricurvum sp. RIFRC-1 DNA:
- a CDS encoding ABC transporter permease has protein sequence MLETLLGYIGRPFVHFYETIERFGLFILFQLKLFRLYPLAFKRYKIVLTQIDVIGLGCMGVVTLTALFTGMVLAIQLYNGFHQFGAENFIGYTVFFSISRELGPVFASLMLISRSISAMAAELGTMRVSEQIDAIDILGVNSKEYLITPRIIATVISLPLLVIWFDFIAIGSGYMISTGVLGINPISYQETLMRLGEFDDIMTGVVKAAVFGYIVSSIGSYIGYHTSGGARGVGQSTIYAVVYSAVAIFITNYFLSALFLYLDM, from the coding sequence ATGCTTGAGACGCTTTTAGGTTATATCGGTCGTCCATTTGTCCATTTTTATGAGACAATTGAGCGATTTGGCCTATTTATTTTATTCCAATTAAAACTTTTTAGACTTTATCCCCTCGCTTTTAAACGGTATAAAATTGTGTTGACACAGATCGACGTGATCGGACTGGGATGTATGGGGGTTGTTACCCTTACCGCACTCTTTACGGGAATGGTTTTGGCCATACAGCTTTACAACGGGTTTCATCAATTCGGTGCCGAAAACTTTATCGGTTATACGGTATTTTTCTCGATAAGTCGGGAACTCGGTCCTGTTTTTGCCTCTTTGATGCTTATCTCCCGCTCTATCAGTGCGATGGCGGCGGAACTGGGGACGATGAGAGTAAGCGAGCAGATTGATGCAATCGATATTCTGGGGGTTAATTCGAAAGAGTATTTAATCACTCCCCGTATCATCGCGACGGTTATTTCACTCCCTTTATTGGTCATTTGGTTTGACTTTATCGCTATCGGTTCAGGTTATATGATCTCGACCGGCGTTTTGGGGATCAATCCGATATCGTATCAAGAGACGCTAATGCGATTGGGTGAATTCGATGATATTATGACGGGTGTGGTTAAAGCGGCAGTTTTTGGATATATTGTCAGTTCAATCGGGAGTTATATCGGTTATCATACCAGCGGTGGAGCTCGGGGAGTAGGGCAATCGACGATTTATGCTGTTGTCTATTCGGCAGTGGCGATTTTTATCACCAACTATTTTCTCTCGGCGCTGTTTTTATATTTGGATATGTAA